The genomic region GGATAGGATCGGGAGCTTTAATAATTCTCCATTGTATTTTTGCCATTCCATATACAAAGGTTTTGTTGTCTAAATGTACTGATAAACTGTTCATTATATTTTGATTATATATTAACTAATTGCTAAATGTTTGTTTACTCCTCTGTGAAGCTATTATTCTTTATTGCCATATGCAAGATCACCGGCATCCCCTAAACCAGGAACGATATAAGACTTACTCGTCAACTCATTATCGACCGCCCCTACCCAAACTTGAACTTCCGGAAGGAATGCCCTAACATGCTGAATCCCCTCTTCTGAAGCAATCACTGTCGCGATGTGAAGCTCTTTGATATTATACTCACTCAATAAATCCTTACAGCAAAGTACCAGGCTCTTTCCCGTCGCCAGCATAGGATCAGCCATGATGACCACCTTGTCGTCCAGATTAGGCGTGTTCTGATATTTCTTATGGATTTCAAACTCTCCGCTTTTCTTAGTGTGACGATAGGCGGCAATAAAAGCACTGTCAGCACGATCAAAAACGTTTAATAGTCCTTGATGAAATGGCAAACCCGCGCGCATAATCGTAGCAATAACAGGCTGCTGCGGCATCAAGTGTGTATTTGCCACGCCTAGCGGAGTTTCCACGTTGACATAATGGTACTCTAATGTCTTACTGATTTCATAGGCCATTACTTCTCCAAGACGTTCTAGATTCCGCCGAAACCGCATCCGATCTTGCTGTATCCGTACATCTCTTAATTCTGCCAAAAAATGATTGGCAATGCTGTTCTGTTTTGTTAAGATCGTTATCATGACAAAAAGTCTTGTTGTTAAGCAATTTAATAATTATTTTTCGCAATTGAGTGCGTTAATCAGTTATTCTAGAAACGGAATAATATTTGATAAATTAGCGTGGAAAGGGAAGCATGAAATTTCAATTAACATCTGAATATAAACCCACTGGCGACCAGCCTCAAGCAATCAAAGAGTTAGTTGCTGGCGTTGAACAGGGAGAGCAATATCAAACATTATTAGGGGTAACGGGATCCGGTAAAACATTTACTGTGGCGAATCTAATTCAAGAAACGCAGAAACCAACCCTTATTTTAAGCCACAATAAGACTTTGGCAGCACAGCTGTATGGAGAATTTAAACAGTTCTTCCCCAATAATGCGGTGCATTACTTCGTGTCTTATTACGACTATTATCAACCGGAAGCATTTATAGCTTCTTCCAACACGTATATTGAGAAAGATTTAGCAATCAATGAGGAAATAGAGAAACTTCGATTAGCAACGACTTCTGCGCTGATGTCGGGACGTAGAGACGTTATTGTGGTCTCCTCCGTATCCTGTATTTACGGTATGGGTAACCCTGAAGATTTCTCCCGGTCGATCTTCCGATTTGGCGTAGGTACCACCATTAGCAGAAATGCTTTTTTACATAAATTGGTGGAAATCCTCTACGCAAGGACTACGGCAGACTTCAAACGCGGTACGTTTAGAGTAAAGGGTGATACTGTGGATGTCTATCCCGCTTATATGGATAACGCTTACCGCATTTCTTTCTTCGGCGATGATATCGACGAGCTAAGCGAAATAGATCCCGTGTCGGGAAGAACGCTGCAAAAGCATGAGACCCTAGCTTTATTTCCCGCGAATCTTTTCGTTACACCAAAGGAAAAGTTTACCCAATCAATTTGGGGTATTCAGGAGGAATTGGTCCATCGCAAGGCGCAGCTGGAAGATGAAGGCAAGATGCTGGAGGCCAAGCGACTTGAAGAGCGTGTTAATTACGATTTAGAGATGATGCGCGAACTCGGCTACTGTTCCGGAATTGAGAACTACTCCCGATTTTTCGATGGTAGACAGCCAGGCATGCGCCCCTTCTGTTTGATTGATTATTTTCCGGATGATTATCTGATGGTGATTGATGAAAGCCATGTAACCATCCCACAATTGCGTGCGATGTATGGTGGTGACCGATCAAGAAAGATCTCTTTAGTAGAGCACGGCTTCCGATTGCCGGCGGCATTAGATAACCGTCCATTGAACTTCCCGGAATTCGAATCCCTGACCAATCAAACGGTATATGTTTCGGCTACTCCAGGGGATTATGAATTGCAACAGACCGAAGGTGTTGTTGTCGAGCAAGTCATTCGTCCTACAGGTTTATTAGACCCTATTATAGAAGTCAAGCCTGCTATCAACCAGGTCGATGATTTCTTGGAAGAAGTCGATAAGACCATTAAAGAAGGCGGAAGAGTGCTAGCGACAACCCTGACGAAACGGATGGCGGAAGAACTGACTAAGTATATGACCCGCCTGAATATCAAAGTCCGTTACATCCACTCTGAAGTAAAAACCTTAGAACGCGTGGAAATACTTCGCGGACTGCGCTTGGGCGAATTTGATGTCCTTGTTGGTGTCAACCTATTAAGAGAGGGTTTAGATTTACCGGAAGTGACGTTAGTCGCTATATTAGACGCGGACAAAGAAGGTTTCTTACGGTCTGAACGTTCCTTAATCCAAACGATTGGACGTGCGGCACGTAATGAGAAAGGTCGCGTAATTATGTATGCAGACAAGATGACGGATAGTATGCGGATTACCATCGATGAAACAAACAGACGTCGTGATAAGCAAATCAGTTACAACTTAGAACATGGCATTACCCCGCGTACCGTTGGAAAAACAAAAGAAGAGATTCTAGAGCAAACGTCGGTTGCTGATATGGGCGTAGGACCAAAAGCTTATATTGAACCGGATGCGGCCGCTTCAGTTGCTGCCGATCCACTGATCGAATACATGAGCGATAATGAAATG from Sphingobacterium sp. BN32 harbors:
- the uvrB gene encoding excinuclease ABC subunit UvrB, yielding MKFQLTSEYKPTGDQPQAIKELVAGVEQGEQYQTLLGVTGSGKTFTVANLIQETQKPTLILSHNKTLAAQLYGEFKQFFPNNAVHYFVSYYDYYQPEAFIASSNTYIEKDLAINEEIEKLRLATTSALMSGRRDVIVVSSVSCIYGMGNPEDFSRSIFRFGVGTTISRNAFLHKLVEILYARTTADFKRGTFRVKGDTVDVYPAYMDNAYRISFFGDDIDELSEIDPVSGRTLQKHETLALFPANLFVTPKEKFTQSIWGIQEELVHRKAQLEDEGKMLEAKRLEERVNYDLEMMRELGYCSGIENYSRFFDGRQPGMRPFCLIDYFPDDYLMVIDESHVTIPQLRAMYGGDRSRKISLVEHGFRLPAALDNRPLNFPEFESLTNQTVYVSATPGDYELQQTEGVVVEQVIRPTGLLDPIIEVKPAINQVDDFLEEVDKTIKEGGRVLATTLTKRMAEELTKYMTRLNIKVRYIHSEVKTLERVEILRGLRLGEFDVLVGVNLLREGLDLPEVTLVAILDADKEGFLRSERSLIQTIGRAARNEKGRVIMYADKMTDSMRITIDETNRRRDKQISYNLEHGITPRTVGKTKEEILEQTSVADMGVGPKAYIEPDAAASVAADPLIEYMSDNEMKKAIETVRKRMEKAAKEMEFLEAAKLRDEMFALEKAYEDKFGKK
- the upp gene encoding uracil phosphoribosyltransferase; this translates as MITILTKQNSIANHFLAELRDVRIQQDRMRFRRNLERLGEVMAYEISKTLEYHYVNVETPLGVANTHLMPQQPVIATIMRAGLPFHQGLLNVFDRADSAFIAAYRHTKKSGEFEIHKKYQNTPNLDDKVVIMADPMLATGKSLVLCCKDLLSEYNIKELHIATVIASEEGIQHVRAFLPEVQVWVGAVDNELTSKSYIVPGLGDAGDLAYGNKE